The Williamsia sp. DF01-3 genome has a window encoding:
- a CDS encoding MFS transporter, giving the protein MQTLVVPIVGKLPGYLNTSSDNASWVITATLLTAAIAMPISGRLADMFGKRVVILSCIAAMILGSIICALTSMVLPMIIGRGIQGLAMGLIPCGISLLRDKLEPARVPGAIATMSATLGVGGAIGLPVAAYITQTFDWHVLFWTSGALATFTFFLVLILVSESPVRSPGTFDVVGAIGITAALVALLLAVSKGNTWGWTSALTLGLAGAGLVVLVLWGWFELRIKTPLVDLRTSAQPIIVLTNAASVLIGFALMAMSLAAPQLLQIPHIPGVVEYGMGQTILATGLLLAPGGLMMMFLSPVSARLNIHIGPRFTLLIGSVIIALGYLFSIFLMAEPWQICVAMVIASAGVGIGYSAMPALIMSAAPLHQMAAANSLNSLMRSIGTAIASALMATILASSVIDLSPTASVPAESSFQLVFIVGGLAALAAALLALVIPSKHVRHAGAGAVEANRSSEKVAATTD; this is encoded by the coding sequence ATGCAGACGCTGGTCGTGCCCATCGTCGGCAAGCTGCCCGGCTACCTGAACACCAGCTCCGACAACGCCTCCTGGGTCATCACCGCCACCTTGCTGACGGCCGCGATCGCGATGCCGATCTCGGGCCGCCTCGCCGACATGTTCGGCAAACGAGTGGTGATCCTGTCGTGCATCGCCGCGATGATCCTCGGATCGATCATCTGTGCGCTCACCTCGATGGTGCTGCCGATGATCATCGGACGTGGCATCCAGGGACTGGCGATGGGCCTCATCCCGTGTGGCATCAGCCTGTTGCGCGACAAGCTCGAACCGGCCCGAGTCCCCGGTGCCATCGCGACGATGTCGGCGACCCTCGGCGTCGGTGGCGCTATCGGACTGCCGGTCGCCGCCTACATCACGCAGACCTTCGACTGGCACGTCCTGTTCTGGACGTCGGGCGCACTCGCCACTTTCACCTTCTTCTTGGTGCTGATCCTGGTCAGCGAATCACCGGTCCGCTCCCCCGGCACCTTCGACGTCGTCGGGGCCATCGGGATCACTGCTGCCCTCGTCGCGCTGCTGCTCGCCGTGTCGAAGGGCAACACCTGGGGATGGACCAGTGCGTTGACGCTCGGCCTGGCCGGAGCCGGCCTGGTGGTCCTTGTCCTCTGGGGCTGGTTCGAGCTGCGTATCAAGACACCCCTGGTGGACCTGCGCACGTCGGCGCAGCCGATCATCGTGCTGACGAACGCGGCGTCGGTGCTGATCGGATTCGCCCTCATGGCGATGAGCCTGGCGGCGCCGCAGCTGCTGCAGATCCCACACATCCCGGGCGTCGTGGAGTACGGGATGGGACAGACCATCCTCGCCACCGGCCTGCTGTTGGCCCCCGGAGGACTGATGATGATGTTCCTCTCGCCGGTCTCGGCCCGGCTCAACATCCACATCGGTCCGAGGTTCACGCTGCTCATCGGGTCGGTGATCATCGCACTGGGTTACCTGTTCTCGATCTTCCTGATGGCCGAACCGTGGCAGATCTGCGTGGCCATGGTGATCGCAAGCGCAGGCGTGGGAATCGGCTACTCGGCCATGCCGGCGTTGATCATGTCGGCCGCACCACTGCATCAGATGGCCGCCGCCAACAGCCTGAACTCGCTGATGCGATCCATCGGCACGGCAATCGCGTCGGCGCTGATGGCCACCATCCTCGCCAGCTCCGTCATCGACCTCAGCCCGACCGCCTCTGTGCCCGCCGAGTCCAGCTTCCAGCTGGTGTTCATCGTCGGTGGCCTCGCTGCTCTCGCTGCCGCGCTGCTGGCGCTTGTCATCCCCAGCAAGCACGTCCGGCACGCCGGCGCCGGCGCGGTGGAGGCGAACCGTTCGAGCGAGAAGGTCGCGGCCACAACCGATTAA
- a CDS encoding 4-coumarate--CoA ligase family protein, with amino-acid sequence MSFKSPFPPVEISEDSIYETLFGSISEEDLDRTALIDAGATEGTTYRELIGRINAFAGALAARGIEVGDKVALLSPNTSAFAFVFHGILRAGATATTVNALFTAPEIAKQLTDSGAKMLITITQLGDQAKAAAAQVGLPESAVILLNGPGEAESPHPNALDLLGAGLAAPDVSFDPATHLAVLPYSSGTTGNPKGVMLTHRNLVANVAQSQPLLNMSHDDSVLAVLPFFHIYGMTVLLNLALYNRARLVVMPRFDLVQFLESIQNYKCSYVFIAPPVAVALAKHPLIDDYDLSSVNTIMSGAAPLDEVLGNAVAKRLNTRVIQGYGMSELSPVSHAMPSKPGDGPEAPLSSCGWPIPNTVNKIVDPATGDEIDIPAEGLSEPGELWVAGPNVMAGYLNNDKATKETIDDDGFLHTGDMARVDANGCVYIVDRLKELIKYKGYQVPPAELEALLLTHDDVADVAVIGVIEADTGEEIPKAFVVKREGSELTEQQVIDFVAGQVAPHKKVREVEFIDAIPKSAAGKILRKDLRKPA; translated from the coding sequence ATGAGTTTCAAGAGTCCCTTTCCCCCTGTGGAGATCTCCGAGGATTCGATCTACGAGACGTTGTTCGGGTCGATCAGCGAGGAGGACCTGGATCGGACCGCGCTGATCGACGCCGGCGCCACCGAGGGCACCACCTACCGCGAGCTGATCGGCCGGATCAACGCCTTCGCCGGGGCCCTGGCGGCGCGCGGCATCGAGGTGGGCGACAAGGTTGCGCTGCTGTCGCCGAACACCTCGGCGTTCGCGTTCGTGTTCCACGGCATCCTGCGTGCGGGCGCCACTGCGACCACCGTCAACGCGCTGTTCACCGCGCCCGAGATCGCCAAGCAGCTCACCGACTCGGGTGCCAAGATGCTCATCACGATCACCCAGCTCGGTGACCAGGCCAAGGCGGCAGCGGCGCAGGTTGGTCTGCCCGAGAGCGCGGTGATCTTGCTGAACGGGCCCGGAGAGGCCGAGAGCCCTCACCCGAACGCGCTCGATCTGTTGGGTGCCGGCCTTGCGGCTCCGGACGTCAGCTTCGACCCGGCCACCCATCTTGCCGTCCTGCCGTACAGCTCGGGCACCACCGGCAACCCCAAGGGCGTGATGTTGACCCATCGCAACCTGGTCGCCAACGTGGCGCAGAGCCAGCCGCTGCTGAACATGTCTCATGACGACTCGGTCCTCGCGGTGCTGCCGTTCTTCCACATCTACGGGATGACGGTGCTGCTGAACCTTGCGCTGTACAACCGGGCGAGGCTCGTGGTGATGCCGCGTTTCGATCTGGTGCAGTTCCTCGAATCCATCCAGAACTACAAGTGCAGCTACGTGTTCATCGCTCCGCCCGTGGCGGTTGCGTTGGCCAAGCACCCGCTGATCGACGACTACGACCTGTCGTCGGTCAACACCATCATGTCGGGTGCCGCGCCGCTGGACGAGGTGCTGGGCAATGCTGTGGCCAAGCGGCTGAACACCCGGGTCATCCAGGGCTACGGCATGAGCGAGCTGAGCCCGGTCAGCCACGCCATGCCCAGCAAACCCGGCGACGGCCCGGAGGCGCCGCTGTCGTCGTGCGGTTGGCCCATCCCGAACACGGTCAACAAGATCGTCGATCCGGCCACCGGCGACGAGATCGACATCCCGGCCGAAGGACTCAGCGAGCCGGGTGAGCTGTGGGTGGCGGGCCCGAACGTCATGGCGGGCTACCTGAACAACGACAAGGCCACCAAGGAGACCATCGACGACGACGGGTTTCTGCACACCGGTGACATGGCGCGGGTCGATGCGAACGGCTGCGTCTACATCGTCGACCGGCTCAAAGAGCTCATCAAGTACAAGGGCTACCAGGTGCCGCCCGCCGAACTCGAGGCGTTGCTGCTCACCCACGACGATGTCGCGGACGTCGCGGTCATCGGCGTGATCGAGGCCGACACCGGCGAGGAGATCCCGAAGGCGTTTGTGGTCAAGCGTGAAGGCTCCGAGCTCACCGAGCAGCAGGTGATCGACTTCGTCGCCGGTCAGGTCGCGCCGCACAAGAAGGTCCGTGAGGTCGAGTTCATCGACGCCATCCCGAAGAGCGCCGCAGGCAAGATTCTCCGCAAGGATCTGCGCAAGCCCGCCTGA
- the mshA gene encoding D-inositol-3-phosphate glycosyltransferase, producing the protein MREPGEGLRGRVRPVRAGQGSQVVSSAGGPAVPRRVALISVHTSPLAQPGVGDAGGMNVYVWQTAKRLAQRGVEVEIFTRATSSADEPVVEAAPGVTVRNVVAGPFEGLDKRDLPTQLCAFTAGVLRAEAGRPVGYYDLVHSHYWLSGQVGWLARDRWAVPLVHTAHTLAAVKNASLAEGDTPEPPMRQVGEQQVVDEADRLIVNTETEAQQLISIHHADPSRIDVVTPGADLECYTPGPRIDARLDLGLDPDEVVVTFVGRIQPLKAPDVLLRAAAPLIRRGLSNGRKLRVLVAGGPSGSGLERPTSLIELSRDLGIESSVTFIPPQSPESLSKVYRASNVVAVPSYSESFGLVAIEAQAAGIPVLAADVGGLGVAVDNGVSGVLVDGHGIDRWTGELDRLLGDETALAAMGEAAHQHAQNFSWDHTADQLLASYGRAIDSFRRNRAQVSNAPDPGTTQSLGNLSEESTPHGVVAEPEARPLARMARRFAGRRNGART; encoded by the coding sequence ATTCGCGAGCCAGGTGAGGGCCTTCGTGGCCGAGTCCGTCCGGTCCGAGCAGGGCAGGGGAGTCAGGTCGTGAGTTCGGCAGGCGGTCCCGCGGTTCCGCGGCGGGTGGCGCTGATCTCGGTGCACACGTCGCCGCTGGCCCAACCCGGGGTCGGAGATGCGGGCGGGATGAACGTCTACGTGTGGCAGACCGCCAAACGCCTGGCGCAGCGTGGTGTGGAGGTCGAGATCTTCACGCGCGCAACATCATCGGCCGATGAGCCCGTGGTGGAGGCGGCCCCGGGGGTGACCGTGCGGAACGTGGTGGCAGGTCCGTTCGAGGGGCTGGACAAGCGGGACCTGCCCACACAGTTGTGTGCGTTCACGGCGGGTGTCCTGCGGGCCGAGGCGGGTCGGCCGGTGGGCTACTACGACCTCGTCCACTCGCACTACTGGCTGTCCGGGCAGGTCGGCTGGCTGGCCCGCGACCGATGGGCCGTGCCTCTCGTGCACACCGCGCATACTCTCGCCGCGGTGAAGAACGCCTCGCTCGCCGAAGGCGACACCCCCGAACCGCCGATGCGGCAGGTGGGTGAGCAGCAGGTCGTCGATGAGGCCGACCGTCTGATCGTCAACACCGAAACCGAAGCGCAGCAACTGATCTCGATCCATCACGCGGACCCGTCGCGGATCGACGTGGTCACCCCCGGCGCTGATCTCGAGTGTTACACGCCGGGGCCTCGGATCGACGCCAGGCTCGACCTCGGACTGGACCCTGACGAGGTGGTGGTGACGTTCGTCGGCCGGATCCAGCCACTCAAGGCTCCGGACGTGTTGCTCCGGGCCGCGGCGCCGCTGATCCGTCGCGGACTATCGAACGGACGAAAACTCCGGGTACTGGTGGCCGGTGGACCGTCCGGCTCCGGGTTGGAACGCCCCACGTCGCTGATCGAGCTCAGCCGTGACCTCGGCATCGAGTCGTCCGTCACGTTCATCCCGCCGCAATCGCCCGAGTCGCTGTCCAAGGTGTATCGCGCATCGAATGTGGTTGCGGTTCCCAGCTATTCGGAGAGCTTCGGATTGGTTGCGATCGAAGCGCAGGCGGCCGGCATACCCGTGCTCGCGGCGGATGTGGGCGGGCTGGGGGTGGCCGTCGACAACGGCGTCAGTGGTGTCCTGGTGGACGGGCACGGGATCGACCGCTGGACCGGGGAACTCGACCGTTTGCTGGGGGACGAAACCGCCCTCGCGGCAATGGGAGAGGCTGCGCACCAGCACGCCCAGAACTTCTCGTGGGATCACACCGCGGATCAGCTGCTGGCCAGTTACGGCAGGGCCATCGACAGCTTCCGGCGAAATCGCGCACAGGTATCGAATGCGCCCGATCCGGGTACAACCCAGTCGCTGGGCAACCTCTCAGAAGAAAGCACTCCGCACGGAGTCGTGGCCGAACCCGAAGCCCGACCTCTGGCCCGGATGGCACGCCGGTTCGCCGGACGTAGAAATGGGGCACGAACATGA